A single window of Jeotgalibacillus haloalkalitolerans DNA harbors:
- a CDS encoding DUF2584 family protein → MGMPLELNTMIVTKGREERIENNFFKLVKDEYRLYPMHIPLEVKNSIAGEVRGVAEIYKLEWTGQKTTIYFEMKSLESTN, encoded by the coding sequence ATGGGCATGCCGTTGGAATTAAACACGATGATTGTGACAAAAGGAAGAGAAGAGAGAATTGAAAATAACTTTTTCAAGCTGGTGAAAGATGAGTACAGGCTGTACCCAATGCATATTCCACTGGAAGTGAAAAACTCAATTGCAGGTGAAGTCCGCGGAGTTGCGGAAATCTATAAATTAGAGTGGACCGGTCAGAAGACAACCATTTATTTTGAAATGAAGTCATTGGAGTCTACAAACTAA
- a CDS encoding alpha/beta hydrolase family protein has protein sequence MHEVLYWSEGLKVKGLLAEPVKAGKYDGFLYLRGGIKGIGMVRPSRIAQFASQGFIVFAPYYRGNRGGEGNEDFAGEDRMDAVNGNIILRNHPGFSGHLHVFGFSRGGVMALIAGIEDAGISSVVTWNGVSDMVLTYQERKDMRRMMKRVIGGSPAKVPEAYDWRTPLNEIEKINCPVLIIHGELDDNVSPEHAYQLEQKLKEHHKKVESWYYPDFHHAFPPLDNIATVKKLTDWMKKQRS, from the coding sequence ATGCATGAAGTTCTATACTGGTCTGAAGGTTTAAAGGTGAAAGGACTACTTGCGGAGCCTGTAAAAGCAGGTAAGTATGACGGCTTTTTATATTTACGTGGCGGCATTAAAGGAATCGGTATGGTCAGACCATCCCGAATTGCACAGTTCGCTTCTCAGGGGTTTATCGTCTTTGCCCCGTATTACCGGGGAAACAGAGGAGGGGAAGGGAACGAAGATTTTGCCGGAGAAGACCGGATGGATGCGGTAAATGGGAATATCATTTTACGGAATCACCCAGGATTTTCAGGTCATTTACACGTATTCGGCTTTTCAAGAGGGGGCGTCATGGCTTTAATTGCAGGAATTGAAGATGCCGGCATTTCATCAGTCGTGACCTGGAATGGGGTATCAGATATGGTGCTGACCTATCAGGAACGAAAAGATATGAGAAGGATGATGAAGCGTGTGATCGGCGGTTCCCCGGCAAAAGTACCTGAAGCCTACGACTGGCGTACGCCGCTGAATGAAATTGAGAAAATAAACTGCCCTGTGCTGATTATTCACGGGGAGCTGGATGATAATGTTTCACCGGAGCACGCTTATCAGTTGGAACAAAAGCTGAAAGAGCATCATAAAAAGGTGGAGAGCTGGTATTATCCGGATTTTCATCATGCATTTCCACCGCTTGATAACATTGCGACAGTAAAGAAACTCACAGACTGGATGAAAAAACAAAGGAGCTGA
- the ytkD gene encoding RNA deprotection pyrophosphohydrolase: protein MYQFKDDNGFTVTYSYDQHPFSKAPAHVFILTRYNGQWVLTQHKKRGFEFPGGKVENGESPVEAAAREVMEELGGEVGELIYIGQYKVDVDPEIIKSVFYTDLTSLTPKSDYHETDGPVMVTGDLLSERFQDDFSFIMKDETVRLSIEYIEQKLDGGRSIG, encoded by the coding sequence ATGTATCAATTCAAAGACGATAATGGTTTTACCGTTACATATTCGTATGATCAGCATCCATTTTCAAAAGCGCCTGCGCATGTTTTTATTTTAACACGCTATAACGGGCAGTGGGTTCTGACCCAACATAAAAAAAGAGGGTTTGAATTCCCTGGAGGTAAGGTCGAAAATGGGGAGTCACCAGTGGAAGCGGCCGCCAGAGAGGTCATGGAAGAGCTTGGCGGTGAGGTTGGTGAACTGATTTATATTGGACAGTATAAAGTAGATGTAGATCCAGAAATTATCAAATCCGTTTTTTATACCGACCTGACTTCACTTACACCGAAATCTGATTACCATGAAACGGATGGACCGGTCATGGTTACAGGAGATCTTTTATCTGAACGTTTTCAGGATGACTTCAGTTTTATCATGAAAGATGAAACGGTCAGGTTATCCATTGAATATATTGAGCAGAAATTGGACGGAGGGAGGAGCATTGGGTAA
- a CDS encoding DUF6612 family protein, producing the protein MKKSILFTTAALTLALTACSETAEPADGSKDASSMTLEEVYSKAIEENNEIESVKSSAVLNQNVTMGEEGSINTVSEIDMSIKNDPLTVHQVNTTKMTGEGTDGESFTVESYMNDEGFFMQDPTTNEWMKLPSEMSDQLMQMNESQSNPGTELENLEAYIEDFSFEQNDDSFILTLNASGEKFSDMLIEQTGELMPDLGLGIPTEALFQDTTFEDVLYVITLDKETFLIESLDLDMTMNMKFAEQSMIMEQKLESVYTDYNAVDEVTVPQEVIESAVEIEL; encoded by the coding sequence ATGAAGAAATCAATTCTATTTACAACTGCTGCTTTAACTTTAGCCCTTACAGCATGCAGCGAAACCGCTGAACCTGCTGATGGAAGCAAAGATGCTTCGTCAATGACCCTTGAAGAAGTCTATAGCAAGGCAATTGAAGAAAATAATGAGATTGAGAGTGTAAAATCATCAGCCGTATTGAACCAGAACGTCACAATGGGTGAAGAAGGCTCGATTAATACAGTATCTGAGATTGATATGTCGATTAAAAATGATCCTTTAACCGTTCACCAGGTGAATACAACAAAAATGACAGGTGAAGGAACAGATGGTGAAAGCTTCACTGTCGAATCTTACATGAATGATGAAGGTTTCTTTATGCAGGATCCAACAACAAATGAATGGATGAAGCTCCCTTCCGAAATGTCAGATCAGCTGATGCAGATGAATGAATCCCAATCAAACCCCGGCACCGAGCTTGAAAATCTCGAAGCCTATATCGAAGACTTTTCATTTGAACAAAACGATGACAGTTTTATTTTAACGCTGAACGCTTCGGGTGAAAAGTTTAGTGATATGCTGATTGAGCAGACAGGTGAATTAATGCCAGACCTCGGACTTGGAATTCCGACTGAAGCATTATTTCAGGATACAACGTTTGAAGATGTCTTATATGTGATTACGCTTGATAAAGAAACTTTCCTGATCGAATCACTGGATCTTGATATGACAATGAATATGAAGTTTGCAGAGCAATCTATGATCATGGAACAGAAGCTTGAGTCTGTTTATACTGATTATAACGCTGTTGATGAGGTTACTGTACCACAGGAGGTTATTGAATCTGCTGTGGAGATTGAGCTTTAA